Proteins found in one Gimesia chilikensis genomic segment:
- a CDS encoding multicopper oxidase domain-containing protein, with protein sequence MSDSSSRRAFLKNGTMGTFAALSVGTPAAAALSKEQHDSPSAQASKKQADQHEVQDEYDGFSRYRPSRGHDPDSDYYIGKRVPGFRNPADGPAPFIANDLDKLPWKMKNGAKEFHLVCEPVAREFLPGHWMNVYGFNGSMPGPTIEVTQGDRIRIIVHNELPEETSIHWHGFELPVQYDGAHTMTQNPIKPGKTFKYEFDVHEEGTFFYHSHIAMQEAFGMVGWFIVHPQKVWDPPVDRDFGVIFQNFRIDPMQTVVNSWSMDWNWHTINGRSGPYATPLVCKHGERVRVRLLDFSPVQHHPIHMHGHTFWITGHEGARIPKSAWIPRNTELVGVAQAADFEFIANNPGDWMFHCHMVHHMMNHMVQHVGPRLREDAKVDHYLTSLDTRPRVKMHQDPQFGIPGYPQKMQGMTMTKPMMKKLWSRREVKGMRANAMMSMAGLMTSVRVLPDDLYQRVMETDEKVPKGSIFKEIVKRFGTIEDYEPAPPDVMQKMLNDD encoded by the coding sequence ATGTCTGACTCATCCTCTCGGCGCGCCTTTCTGAAAAATGGAACTATGGGCACATTTGCTGCATTAAGTGTCGGCACCCCGGCTGCGGCAGCATTATCAAAAGAACAACACGATTCCCCGTCAGCTCAAGCTTCGAAGAAACAAGCGGATCAACACGAAGTCCAGGACGAGTATGACGGCTTCTCCCGCTATCGTCCCAGCCGCGGGCATGATCCCGACAGCGACTATTACATCGGCAAGCGGGTTCCCGGTTTTCGTAATCCGGCTGACGGTCCGGCGCCCTTCATCGCCAACGATCTGGATAAGCTCCCCTGGAAGATGAAAAATGGCGCCAAGGAGTTCCACCTGGTCTGCGAACCCGTGGCCCGGGAGTTCCTGCCCGGCCATTGGATGAACGTCTACGGCTTTAATGGTTCCATGCCCGGTCCCACGATTGAAGTGACCCAGGGGGATCGGATTCGGATCATCGTGCATAACGAATTGCCGGAAGAGACTTCCATACACTGGCATGGATTTGAATTGCCGGTCCAGTATGATGGTGCCCACACCATGACACAGAACCCGATTAAACCCGGGAAAACTTTCAAATATGAGTTTGACGTGCATGAAGAAGGCACTTTTTTTTATCACTCACATATCGCTATGCAGGAAGCGTTCGGCATGGTGGGCTGGTTTATCGTGCATCCCCAGAAAGTCTGGGATCCCCCGGTAGACCGCGATTTCGGAGTCATCTTTCAGAACTTTCGTATCGATCCGATGCAGACTGTAGTCAACAGTTGGAGCATGGACTGGAACTGGCACACCATTAACGGTCGGAGCGGCCCCTATGCCACGCCCCTGGTCTGCAAGCACGGTGAACGCGTCCGCGTGCGTCTTCTGGATTTCAGTCCGGTGCAACACCATCCGATTCATATGCACGGGCACACCTTTTGGATCACCGGGCACGAGGGCGCCCGCATTCCAAAATCCGCCTGGATCCCCCGCAACACGGAACTCGTCGGCGTTGCTCAGGCTGCCGACTTTGAATTCATCGCCAATAATCCCGGCGACTGGATGTTCCACTGCCACATGGTACATCACATGATGAATCACATGGTTCAGCACGTGGGCCCCCGTCTGCGGGAAGATGCCAAAGTCGACCACTACCTCACCAGCCTCGACACACGCCCCCGCGTCAAAATGCACCAGGATCCCCAATTCGGCATTCCCGGCTACCCGCAGAAAATGCAGGGCATGACCATGACGAAACCCATGATGAAAAAACTCTGGTCCCGCCGGGAGGTCAAAGGGATGCGGGCCAATGCCATGATGTCGATGGCAGGGCTCATGACCTCCGTACGTGTCCTGCCGGACGACCTGTACCAGCGCGTGATGGAGACAGATGAAAAAGTCCCCAAAGGCTCCATCTTCAAAGAGATCGTCAAACGCTTCGGCACGATTGAAGACTACGAACCGGCCCCGCCCGATGTAATGCAGAAGATGCTCAATGACGACTGA
- a CDS encoding DDE-type integrase/transposase/recombinase has translation MSNSKRRQRTYDHRLKEIVRSTGNIDIALQRGVPRSTARGWLTKNMSDVITVDVLDMSLVELQREVVALRRRNARLIALLRLIITVMKVTHFTLSQIRLPQEAQKLRVLQAIEYSRKHFPLKTVLRVIGLSHGRYREWKRVECGLDDLPSCPRSSPHQLTAAEMRTIQEMVTSEKYRHVATGTLARLAERMGKVFASPSTWYRLVRIHKWRRVRSRVYPAKPKVGIRAIRANEIWHVDTSLVRLVNGGQAYIHAVIDNYSRRILAWRVLDHFEPGITARLFLDASQAMTEGKPTVFVDGGRENYNAAVDEVIESGLLKRVLAQTEIQYSNSLIESWWRVLKHQWLYFHELDSAQAVENLVAFYVEQYNTYLPHSTFQGQTPDEMYYGTGQEIPGQLQEARIAARKSRMESNRSQSCRMCE, from the coding sequence ATGTCCAACAGCAAACGCAGGCAGCGTACCTATGACCATCGACTGAAAGAAATCGTTCGCTCCACCGGCAATATTGATATCGCTCTTCAGCGTGGTGTCCCTCGATCTACGGCTCGAGGCTGGCTGACAAAAAACATGTCCGACGTAATCACCGTCGACGTCTTAGATATGAGTCTGGTAGAACTACAACGTGAGGTGGTCGCACTGCGTCGTCGTAACGCCAGACTTATTGCTTTGCTGCGTCTGATCATCACCGTCATGAAAGTGACTCACTTCACACTGTCACAAATTCGGCTTCCGCAAGAAGCCCAAAAGCTCCGAGTGCTGCAGGCCATCGAATATTCGCGAAAGCATTTTCCATTGAAAACTGTCCTGCGTGTGATCGGTCTGTCGCACGGTCGCTACCGTGAGTGGAAGCGGGTTGAATGTGGTCTGGATGACCTGCCATCGTGCCCTCGATCGTCTCCCCATCAGCTCACTGCCGCAGAAATGAGAACGATTCAGGAAATGGTCACATCTGAAAAATACCGTCATGTAGCAACCGGGACACTGGCACGCCTGGCGGAACGAATGGGTAAGGTCTTCGCTTCTCCGTCGACGTGGTACCGTCTGGTCCGAATCCACAAATGGCGGAGAGTGCGGTCACGCGTTTATCCAGCAAAGCCGAAAGTGGGGATCCGTGCGATACGGGCCAATGAAATCTGGCATGTTGATACGTCATTAGTCCGGCTGGTTAACGGGGGCCAGGCTTATATTCACGCGGTGATCGACAATTACTCACGGCGCATTCTTGCCTGGCGTGTGCTTGATCACTTCGAGCCGGGGATCACGGCCCGGTTATTCCTGGACGCATCGCAGGCCATGACTGAGGGAAAGCCAACCGTGTTTGTGGACGGCGGTCGTGAGAACTATAATGCGGCCGTCGATGAGGTCATCGAGTCCGGTCTATTGAAAAGAGTTCTGGCACAGACCGAAATCCAATATTCCAACTCGCTTATCGAATCGTGGTGGCGTGTGCTTAAGCATCAATGGCTTTATTTCCATGAACTGGATTCCGCGCAAGCGGTTGAAAACCTGGTGGCTTTCTACGTCGAGCAATACAACACGTATTTACCACACTCCACGTTCCAGGGGCAGACTCCTGACGAGAT